The Nitrososphaerales archaeon DNA window AAAGCTAACACCCGATCAGATAGACAAGATCATTCTTATCGGTGGGCCTACAAGGATGCCTATAGTTCGACAGTTCGTAGGTGATATTATGAAGAAGGAGCCAGAAAGAGGCGTAGATCCCATGGAAGCTGTAGCTATCGGTGCTGCAATACAGGGAGCAATCATAGCTGGAGATATTTCAAGGGACATTGTACTTCTTGACGTAACGCCTTTGACCCTTGGCGTCGAAGTGCTTGGGGGCTTGAGAGAACCATTGATAGAGCGTAACACAACCATACCCGTAAAGAAAAGCAAGATCTTCACTACAGCAGCAGATTATCAGACAGCTGTAACAATACATGTGGTTCAGGGCGAGAGGCCTATGGCTGCAGACAATGTATCGCTGGGCATGTTCAACTTGGATGGCATTCCTCCAGCTCCTAGAGGCGTACCGCAGATAGAGGTTGCCTTTGACATCGATTCTAACGGCATTTTGCATGTGTCTGCAAAGGATCTTGCAACTGGCAAGGAGCAGAAGATAACTATTACAGCAACGACGAAGCTATCAAAGGAGGAAATAGAAAAACTGAAACGTGACTCTGAGCAATTCGCGGAGCAGGACAGGAAGAAGAAGGAAGAGGCAGAGACGCGAAATGAGGCTGATAATCTCATCTATACAGCAGAAAAATTGGTGAAACAAGATCTTAAAGATAAGGTAACATCTGAACAGACTGAGAAGGTAAACAAGGCAGTTGCGGCGGTGAAGGAAGCCCTTGGTGGTGACATTAATACCCTAAAATCAAAGATACAGGAACTTAAGAATGTTTTAGGGGAGATCAGCACTCAAGTTTATCAAGCAGCTGGTAAGGCTGCAGGTACAGGAGAGCAGAAAGGTGCTGATCAGAGCAAGCAGGGACAGCAATGAGCCAACGCGATTATTATGACATCCTTGGAGTACCAAGAAACGCGGGCAAGGATGAAATCAAGCAAGCTTACAGAAAACTTGCATTGAAATATCATCCTGATAGAAACAAGTCACCTGACGCAGAAGAGAAGTTCAAGGAGATTTCAGAGGCATACGCTATCTTGTCTGACGATGAAAAGAGGCGTGTTTATGACATGTATGGACATGAGGGTGTTAGAGGCAGATATACAGCAGAGGATCTATTTAGAGGAGCAGAGTTCAATTTCGATGAAATATTCAAGGATCTTGGATTTGATTTTGCGGGTACTGGGGGTTTCAGAAGCATATTCGATGTATTTTTTGGAAGAGAACCCTTCGGAGGATTTGGTTTTGGAGGTAGAAGGAAGGGGGAGGATATCGTTTATGATGCAACAATAACACTTGAGGACGTTCTGCATGGAAAGCAGCTAGAGATAGAGGTTCCAAAGGTTGGAAGATGCGACAATTGTAATGGTTCAGGAGCTATGCCCGGTACTAAGCCTAGGATATGCAGCATATGCAACGGTCAGGGGCAGGTTAAGCATGTACTGGAGCAGTCAAGGTTCAAGACATTTGTTTCGATAGAGCCATGTAGAACATGTCATGGGAAGGGCAGCATAATAGATCGACCATGCAATGTGTGTAATGGCAAAGGAGAGATTAGAAAACCAAAGAAAGTTAGGATCAAGATACCTCCAGGAATAGAAGATGGTAATGCCATAAGAGTTCCTGGGGAAGGCGAATCGCTTGCTGGAGGCTCTAGTGGAGATCTCTACGTGCGTATAAACGTCAAACCGCATGAACTTTTTCAACGTTCTAACAGTGATCTAATTTATGATCTCAAACTTAACTTTGCGCAGCTCGCTTTAGGAACGGAAGTTCGTGTGCCTACACTCGAGGATAATGTCTCATTGAAAATCCCGCAGGGAACGCAACCGAATACAATCTTAAGGATAAAGGGAAAAGGTTTACCGAAATATAATGGCCATGGAAGGGGAGATGAATTGGTTAGGGTTAGTGTGAAGGTTCCAACAAAATTGACTGATCGGCAGAAATCGTTACTGAAAGAATTGGATAAAGAATTTGGAGACGTGTAAAATTAATATGGCAAGCATATATTTCAGTAACACAGTCATCTTTCCGTACTAGAACGTGCAGTACTAGAGAAATTCCATGGACTATCGTTTAGAACCTTGTGGAACAAGAAAAACAACTCAGACCTGATGCTATATAATGACTGACAGGTAAAAATAGAAAGAAGCTGTGTCTGAAGTTCTATGCAAATAAATTATTCAAGAATTATTGGATAGATCCTGACTCTGAGCAATTCGATAAGTAATATGATGCAAGGACATTCTCTGAGCAGGGATTTTCAGTAGGTAAGGGCTCATTGAACCTTGACTCATTAGATGTTTTGCGTA harbors:
- the dnaJ gene encoding molecular chaperone DnaJ — translated: MSQRDYYDILGVPRNAGKDEIKQAYRKLALKYHPDRNKSPDAEEKFKEISEAYAILSDDEKRRVYDMYGHEGVRGRYTAEDLFRGAEFNFDEIFKDLGFDFAGTGGFRSIFDVFFGREPFGGFGFGGRRKGEDIVYDATITLEDVLHGKQLEIEVPKVGRCDNCNGSGAMPGTKPRICSICNGQGQVKHVLEQSRFKTFVSIEPCRTCHGKGSIIDRPCNVCNGKGEIRKPKKVRIKIPPGIEDGNAIRVPGEGESLAGGSSGDLYVRINVKPHELFQRSNSDLIYDLKLNFAQLALGTEVRVPTLEDNVSLKIPQGTQPNTILRIKGKGLPKYNGHGRGDELVRVSVKVPTKLTDRQKSLLKELDKEFGDV